One bacterium DNA segment encodes these proteins:
- a CDS encoding serine kinase, translating into MTRTVDINILLGREMMICDLEQLLQTQVLSGQSRLQTHVQGVLVSDILSDVMAKAGQGWLWVTHQTTVNVIAIAFFKGLAGVILPDRLQLRDDALAKAVEKEIPVLSSALSAYQVIGELYKMGLKG; encoded by the coding sequence TTGACAAGAACTGTTGACATCAATATCTTGTTGGGTCGAGAGATGATGATTTGCGATCTCGAACAGCTGCTGCAAACCCAGGTGTTGAGTGGGCAGTCCCGGCTGCAAACGCACGTGCAGGGGGTGCTGGTGTCGGATATTCTCAGCGATGTGATGGCGAAAGCCGGTCAGGGCTGGCTGTGGGTGACCCATCAGACCACGGTGAATGTGATCGCCATTGCTTTTTTTAAAGGATTGGCCGGCGTGATCCTCCCCGACCGGCTCCAGCTCAGAGATGATGCGCTGGCCAAAGCGGTGGAGAAGGAGATTCCGGTTTTATCCTCCGCCCTGAGCGCCTATCAAGTAATCGGCGAGTTGTATAAAATGGGGCTGAAGGGGTGA